The following are encoded together in the Montipora capricornis isolate CH-2021 chromosome 5, ASM3666992v2, whole genome shotgun sequence genome:
- the LOC138048846 gene encoding uncharacterized protein has protein sequence MDCFKLLVILSFAMMIVYVQAKSTAKTSPKSGSSRSGPKSESRSTPRPADTVLHSKPGSDSTSKKAADTPNSHTDQNQQSSLTLVLCPETPTLEHSITVEIVGDEDDRGTSVPITERQSPFKTPIEDNYPQKTIRKVKLTSTHESQVVCVQALVVDVTIMIDQPTEFKHTCPETPDVDDLPCRQFGDDILRPFICPQKLTDLLQTKHQIDSVPEEMPTDFQPPVYDIANDMAQASAAIAEGLTEGFKNVVKNRIKAHKAAIKSQPIGKVASVAESFASFIGALGPVFSIFGGITSIVTTFLTPNPFDAIADYLDKQFEQVNERISDVQEDIADLKRLLEAQGSTLAMANQIRAIRYAVRNYGNMVDKLSTEPVCGSTSLLNSFEVEEFMRQYRDDNVDNSLIDLYEVEFGGVTEAGARLLNPYAKAYCHSHPEYLQKFAEELSFYGYAGSLAHFAYKNLACIERGDDDCDESDKDRDEWARRLHRFLKKAEVFKVAATNPPAGLWLDVRDSLETLIDEEAEKAPNTVPIPGIMDKVYEIIVDKVSNTNDWSNQCVLKVYGEDRSTLIIEVTEVRDTSFFTFDPTNVPWNRRVSHTRFWVQKMNTDRSYKSVGITCGHGEIDDCRAPGHLGPSTPPKDRVLFLMFNPGLYQAHYQLPFIVGKPYRSTFIDRRNVYAYYDNDDDSGMDGTVYVGEWSGLTETQFALIDNHQK, from the exons ATGGACTGTTTCAAGCTTCTTGTAATACTGTCCTTCGCCATGATGATAGTGTATGTGCAAGCCAAATCTACAGCAAAAACAAGTCCAAAATCAGGATCTTCAAGGTCTGGGCCAAAATCTGAGTCACGTTCTACGCCAAGACCGGCTGATACTGTACTTCACTCAAAACCTGGATCAGATTCAACGTCGAAAAAAGCAGCAGATACACCAAACAGCCACACTGACCAAAATCAGCAATCTTCTCTTACCCTTGTTTTATGTCCTGAGACACCTACACTGGAGCATTCCATCACGGTTGAGATTGTTGGGGATGAAGATGACCGAGGAACATCAGTCCCTATCACAGAACGTCAGTCTCCTTTTAAAACCCCTATTGAAGATAACTATCCCCAGAAAACGATCCGGAAGGTTAAACTTACGTCAACACATGAAAGCCAAGTTGTCTGTGTACAAGCCTTAGTCGTTGATGTTACAATCATGATTGATCAACCCACCGAGTTTAAACACACCTGTCCTGAGACACCGGATGTAGATGACCTGCCATGCAGGCAGTTTGGCGACGACATTTTGCGGCCCTTTATTTGTCCCCAAAAGCTGACCGATCTTCTCCAAACTAAGCATCAAATCGATTCAGTACCCGAAGAGATGCCTACAGATTTCCAGCCTCCTGTCTATGACATCGCTAACGACATGGCACAAGCGTCAGCAGCTATTGCCGAAGGATTAACGGAAGGTTTTAAAAATGTCGTCAAAAACCGTATCAAAGCTCACAAAGCCGCAATCAAGAGCCAACCCATTGGCAAAGTTGCCTCAGTTGCTGAAAGTTTTGCTTCTTTTATCGGTGCATTGGGTCCAGTTTTCAGCATTTTTGGCGGCATAACATCAATTGTTACCACTTTCCTAACGCCAAATCCTTTCGATGCGATAGCTGATTATTTGGATAAGCAGTTTGAGCAAGTGAATGAACGCATCAGTGATGTACAAGAGGATATAGCTGACTTGAAGCGGCTTTTAGAGGCACAAGGTAGCACTCTTGCAATGGCAAACCAAATAAGAGCAATACGGTATGCTGTGCGGAATTATGGCAACATGGTGGACAAACTGTCAACGGAACCAGTGTGTGGATCAACTAGTCTGCTAAATTCTTTTGAAGTAGAAGAGTTCATGAGGCAATACCGGGATG ACAACGTGGATAATAGCCTCATTGATCTCTACGAAGTGGAATTTGGAGGTGTTACTGAAGCTGGAGCCAGGCTCTTGAATCCCTACGCCAAAGCATATTGCCACAGTCATCCAGAATATCTACAAAAATTTGCTGAAGAGCTCTCCTTTTATGGCTATGCTGGATCCCTTGCACACTTTGCCTATAAGAATTTGGCTTGCATAGAACGAGGAGACGATGATTGTGATGAGTCAGACAAAGACAGAGATGAATGGGCTAGACGTCTCCATAGGTTCCTGAAGAAAGCAGAAGTGTTCAAAGTAGCGGCAACCAACCCTCCAGCAGGACTGTGGCTTGATGTAAGGGATAGTCTTGAGACACTCATTGACGAAGAAGCGGAAAAGGCCCCGAATACCGTACCAATCCCAGGAATAATGGACAAAGTTTACGAAATTATCGTCGATAAGGTATCCAATACTAACGACTGGTCGAATCAATGTGTCTTGAAAGTTTACGGAGAAGATCGGAGCACTCTCATTATTGAGGTCACAGAAGTCCGCGACACGAGCTTTTTCACCTTTGATCCCACTAATGTTCCCTGGAACAGGCGCGTGAGCCACACAAGATTCTGGGTGCAGAAGATGAACACCGACAGGTCTTATAAAAGTGTTGGGATAACGTGTGGACATGGTGAGATTGACGACTGTCGGGCACCAGGCCACTTAGGGCCCTCTACTCCTCCGAAAGATCGTGTGCTTTTCCTTATGTTCAATCCCGGCTTATACCAAGCACACTATCAGCTCCCTTTCATAGTTGGAAAACCATACCGAAGTACGTTCATCGACAGGCGGAATGTCTACGCCTATTATGACAACGATGACGACTCTGGAATGGATGGTACCGTTTACGTAGGAGAATGGAGTGGCCTCACTGAAACCCAGTTTGCTCTTATTGACAATCACCAAAAGTAA